The window ACGAACATCACCGGATTGCGCGCCATCGTCCGGGGATTCAGCATCGCGAACGACTGGATCAGGGCGGTTTTGACCAGCCCTTTGTCGAAGAGCGTCGCCTTCCGGCTTTCTTTTCTGTTCATGTGATTCATGATCTTAACTCCTGAGAATCAGTGTACAAGGGTGGTGAGATATTCGGCGATCGGCCCGAGGACCGCCACCGGCAGAAAGAGCAGAGCGCCGACGAAGACCACGGTGCCGCCGATCACCACGCCGAAGAGCGCGGTATCGGTCTTGAGCGTTCCCACCGTTTCGGGGACCTCCTTCTTCGCAAAGAGCGAGCCGCAGATCGCCAGCTGGAAGATGATCGGGATGAACCGGCCGATCAGCATCACCAGCCCGCAGGCGATGTTCCACGGCACGGTGTTGTCGCCCAGCCCCTCGAAGCCGGAGCCGTTGTTGGCCGAAGACGAGGTGAATTCATAGAGCATCTCGGTGAAGCCGTGGAAGCCCGGATTCAGCACGGTGTCGCGTCCCCACGACGGGATCAGGCAGAAGATCGCCATGCCGCCGAGGATGCACAGCGGGTGCATCAGCAGCGCCGGGAGCGCGTACTTCATCTCGCGGGTCTCGACCTTCTTGCCGAGGTATTCCGGCGTCCGCCCGACCATCATGCCGCAGATGAATACGCCGATGATGATGTAGGTGAAGAGTCCGAGGAAGCCGACGCCGATGCCGCCGAAAGTGATGTTGAACCACATGCCTGCCAGCGGGATCAGCCCGGTCAGCGGATTCAGGCTGCAGTGCATCGAGTTCACCGAACCGTTGCTGGTGCAAGTCGTGAACACCGCCCACAGCGGGCTTGCGCCCGCGCCGAGACGCAGCTCCTTGCCTTCGAGGTTGGAGGCTTCGGCGACCGGCAGGTCATGCAGCGCGACGGCCGGTTCGCTTTCAAAGGTGATCGCGCAGCCGAGCTTTACGAGGCAGAGCACCGTCATCACCGCGAAGATCACCAGCGCGTGCTTTCTGTGCTTCGTGATCATGCCGAACATCCAGACGCAGCCCATCGGGATGATCACCAGGCTGATGCACTCGATGATGTTGCTGTAAAAGCCGACGTTTTCGAGCGGATGGGTCGAGTTCGGCCCGAAGAAGCCGCCGCCGTTGGTGCCGAGCTGCTTGATGATCACTTCGACCGCCACCGGGCCGCGGGCGATGGTCTGCACCGCGCCTTCCAGCGTATGGACCACCGCCGCGCCGTCGAAGGTCATCGGCAGCCCGCAGAGGACCAGCAGCGTCGCGCCGATCGCGGCGACCGGCAGGATCACCAGAAACGTGGCGCGGCACATATCCAGATAGAAGTTGTTCCGTTCCCGGGAGCCGCCGAGCCAGCGGGAAGCGGCGGTCACCGCCGCCAGCCCGGTCGCCGCCGACACGAACTGCAGCCACATGATGCCGAAGAGCTGCGAGAAGTACGACAGCGTGCTTTCGCCGGAGTAGTGCTGCAGATTGGTGTTGGTCACGAACGAGGTGACGGTGTTGAAGATCAGGCTGCCCTCGATCGCCTTCTGCCCGTCCGGGTTCAGCGGCAGGAACTGCTGGAACGCCAGCACGCCGGTCACGACCACGAACATGATCGTGTTGAAGATCAGAAGGCTGACCGTATACTGTTTCCAGTTCTGGTCGGCTTCGGCGGCGCGCCCGATCACTTTGTGGAAGAAGCCCTCGACTTTCTTATGCGTGGGCCCCATGAGGCCGGGGGCCGGGCACATCATCTTGAACATCCATTTCCCGAGCGGCAGCGAAATCAGGATCGACAGCCCGAGAACGGCAATTGCAAGCAGAAAAGAGTAAATCATATCTCACCTTAAAACTTTTCAGGTTTCAAAAGAACATAGCACAGATACACCGTGCAGAACGCCGTTGCGGCGGAAGCCAGATAAATCATAAACGCACCTTGGGTTGTTCGTTTTTCACTTTAAAGAATCGCAGAATTGGGTCAGGGCGAACATGCCGGCGAAAAACAGCAGTCCGAGGATAAAACACCCGATTACCATACAACAGAACTCCTTTCCGGTTGATTGTCCTGCTTCAGCGGCAAAGTGAAATGGAACGTGCTTCCATTGCCTTCGGAGCTTTCCACCTCGACCGTTCCTCCCAAAGCAGTGATAATTTCTTTTACGATCGATAAACCGAGACCGACGCCGGAGGATGCTTCCTGTCCGGGGGCCCGGTAAAATTGTTCGAAAAGATGGCTTCTGACCTCTTCCGGCATGCCGCTGCCGGTATCCTGAACCGCAAACCTCATGAGATTTCCCCGGGCTTCCGCTTTCAGGGTGATGGTTCCGCCCGCCGGCGTAAAGCGGACGGCATTGTCGATCAGGTTGTCGAACACGTAATTGATCCGGTTGACCGGAACCGTCACCTCCGGAAGGCCGGGTGCCGCCTCAATCTCCATTTTGATATCCTTGTCGAGGCAGACGGAGCGGAAACGCTCCTTTGCATCCTGCAATAAAATTTCCGGCCGGCGCGGTTCAAGCTTGAAATGCTTCTGACTGGAGGCCCGATTGAGATCGAGCAGGTCGTCGATGATCGCCGTCAGCCGTTCGCTGTCCTCGCGCATCGACATGACCAGATCAAGCTGTTCGGCAGAGAGTTTGCCGATCTTCTCCTCCAGCAGAAGATAAATCGACATCTGCAGTGAGGTCAGCGGCGTTTTCAACTGGTGGGAAACCGTCGCCAATACGCTGCGCTTCAGCTCCTGCTGTTCATGGGCCAGCGTAACATCCTTCAGGATAATCGCAACCCCGGAGAGCTGTTCGGGCGGAGCGCCGGCCGGGATCGGCAACGCCACAGGCTGAAAGAAATATTCCCGGTTCTCGATGAAGAACTGGACCTCTTTCCTGTCCTGCGGCGTCGAAACCAGCCCGGTCTGCAAAACGTGACTGTAAAGCTCGGAAAGCCACGCAATCCGCAGATCGCTGAGCTTTACACCTGCTTTCAGCCCGAAACAGCGGTCGGCGCTCTGCGTCGTGATCTCCACCTTGCCGCTCCGCGCATCGATCACGGCAATCGGGGTGGGAAGCTCTTTGAAAACGTCCTGATTGGTCCGTTCGGAACGCTCCAGCCGCATCCGTTCGGAGCGACGGGTTTCGCGCAGTGCGGTCGTCATTGAGTTGAATGCGCGCGAAAGCTGTCCGATTTCGTCATTGGAATTCGTTTCCAGTACGATGTCGAGGTTGCCGCCGGCGATTTCCGTTGTCAGCTCAGTCAGCTTCCGGATCGGTTTTTCAATCCAGTGCCGCAGCAGCAGCATCTGCAGCACCGCGAAAACAGCGCAGCCGAACAGAATCAGCAATACCCGGTTGTAAAATCGGGCAGCCTCTTCGCGCGCATGATTATTGGCGGCAATCATGTTCTTCTGGTTCAGTTCCAGCACTTCTCCGGAGAGCTGCCGCAATTGAACCGCCAGCGGATAGATTTCCGTGCCGTACAGCTTTTGACACTCCGCCGGAGCAAGTCCCGGAGCGGAAACTTTGCGAATACTGTCGGAGTAGTTTACCAGAAGCGCGGCAGTCCTGTCGGCCAGCTCGCGCTCACCCGCAACAGTGATGTTATTTAATTCCGCTTTCCAGATTTTATTCAGATTCGCAAGCTGTCCGTCAAAAAAGGCGGATGTCACGGCAGAATCCCCGGCGAACCGGCGCAGAAAACCCTCGTTGATTTTCTCCAGAGTCTCGTTAAAACGCTGGCAAAGAATGACACTCTGATAATTTTCACGCAGAATGACATCGATGGAATTGCCCAGTTTCCTGACTTGCACGATCATAACGGCGCCGATCACAAAGATCAACGCCAGCAGGCCAAGCAAACTGACCAGAAATTTACGTTTGATATCCAACATATTCACGCCTTTGGTTGCAAAAATATCACTTGTATAAGCAAGACGCATGCCAACTGCCCGATGGCTCTTGTACGCTCAAATCATTCCGGACATAAGCAAACTCGTATTGCATTTTGCAAAAGAACACGTGCTGAAAATAATAAAATGCAATGTCAATTATTGATTCCATAAGCCTTGCGTTTCCTCCATAAAGTTGCCTGATTGATTCCAAGGATCGAAGCTGCTTCCACGAGAGAAGAGGAGGTTGTCAGAACCTCACGGATATAATTTTCTTCGAGTTGTTCCAACGTAAGCCTGCCGTTCGGCGACACCTCGCCTTTTAAATGTTGCAGGGCATCCGGCAGATGGTGTAACAGCACGGTATCACTGTCAGTAAGAATGACGCCCCGCTCGACTGCATTGCGCAATTCCCGCAAATTTCCCGGCCACGGATAGGCTTTAATCGCCTCCGATGCCTCAGGAGAAAATCCCCGGATCAATTTGCGGTTCGCCGCCGCGAAGAATCTCAGCATATTCTCCGCCAGCATTTCAAGATCCTCCGGCCGTTCCCGCAATGGCGGAATTTCCAATTGAAACACGTTCAGGCGATAAAAGAGATCTTCGCGAAAAGCTCCGGTTTTGACTGCTTCTTCCAGATTGCGGTTGGTCGCGGCAATCAGCCGGACATCGGCCTGCCGCGGCGTGGGATCACCGACCCGCTCATACTCATGATCCTGCAGGAAGCGCAGAAGCTGCGGCTGAATCGAAGCCGTCAGGTCGCCGATT of the Victivallis lenta genome contains:
- a CDS encoding ATP-binding protein translates to MLDIKRKFLVSLLGLLALIFVIGAVMIVQVRKLGNSIDVILRENYQSVILCQRFNETLEKINEGFLRRFAGDSAVTSAFFDGQLANLNKIWKAELNNITVAGERELADRTAALLVNYSDSIRKVSAPGLAPAECQKLYGTEIYPLAVQLRQLSGEVLELNQKNMIAANNHAREEAARFYNRVLLILFGCAVFAVLQMLLLRHWIEKPIRKLTELTTEIAGGNLDIVLETNSNDEIGQLSRAFNSMTTALRETRRSERMRLERSERTNQDVFKELPTPIAVIDARSGKVEITTQSADRCFGLKAGVKLSDLRIAWLSELYSHVLQTGLVSTPQDRKEVQFFIENREYFFQPVALPIPAGAPPEQLSGVAIILKDVTLAHEQQELKRSVLATVSHQLKTPLTSLQMSIYLLLEEKIGKLSAEQLDLVMSMREDSERLTAIIDDLLDLNRASSQKHFKLEPRRPEILLQDAKERFRSVCLDKDIKMEIEAAPGLPEVTVPVNRINYVFDNLIDNAVRFTPAGGTITLKAEARGNLMRFAVQDTGSGMPEEVRSHLFEQFYRAPGQEASSGVGLGLSIVKEIITALGGTVEVESSEGNGSTFHFTLPLKQDNQPERSSVVW
- the kdpA gene encoding potassium-transporting ATPase subunit KdpA, producing MIYSFLLAIAVLGLSILISLPLGKWMFKMMCPAPGLMGPTHKKVEGFFHKVIGRAAEADQNWKQYTVSLLIFNTIMFVVVTGVLAFQQFLPLNPDGQKAIEGSLIFNTVTSFVTNTNLQHYSGESTLSYFSQLFGIMWLQFVSAATGLAAVTAASRWLGGSRERNNFYLDMCRATFLVILPVAAIGATLLVLCGLPMTFDGAAVVHTLEGAVQTIARGPVAVEVIIKQLGTNGGGFFGPNSTHPLENVGFYSNIIECISLVIIPMGCVWMFGMITKHRKHALVIFAVMTVLCLVKLGCAITFESEPAVALHDLPVAEASNLEGKELRLGAGASPLWAVFTTCTSNGSVNSMHCSLNPLTGLIPLAGMWFNITFGGIGVGFLGLFTYIIIGVFICGMMVGRTPEYLGKKVETREMKYALPALLMHPLCILGGMAIFCLIPSWGRDTVLNPGFHGFTEMLYEFTSSSANNGSGFEGLGDNTVPWNIACGLVMLIGRFIPIIFQLAICGSLFAKKEVPETVGTLKTDTALFGVVIGGTVVFVGALLFLPVAVLGPIAEYLTTLVH
- a CDS encoding potassium-transporting ATPase subunit F — translated: MIYLASAATAFCTVYLCYVLLKPEKF